GTCCATACTCGTCAGACCCAGTCGATGCCTCAAACTCTGCTGCTGGTCGCGCAAAGCTTGACCAGTCTCCTGAAGCGGAAGCCAACTCAGGGTCACTACTCATCGGCATCGAGTCCTTATCGCCACTAGGTTAAAAATGTAAGCCAATACTGTACCAATATACTAGTACAGAAATGTGCCACAGAGCTGGATTCATTCTGGTCGAAACTATAGCCCATAACCAGGTCAAACAATGCCGAATATGAGACGACTCCAACCCAACTGGTTGAACGCCAACGACGACAAGATCCTCGAGTTACTCGGTGAGACAGGCGTCGCACTCAACAAGCGCGGCATCGAAGTAAATCTCGACCTACAAGACCGACCAGTCTCCTACTCAACGATCAAACGACGGGTAGACAAACTCGAAGACTCCGATTTTCTTGAAGACGTTGGGACAACCGGCTCGTACTATCGCATCAGTGACCGCGGCAAACGATATTTGACCGGAAACCCATATGGGACATCTGAGATCACTGAAGGCGTAGACCCAGTTACCCTGTCTCCCCCTGATTATCAATTACTCCGAGAAATCAAAGAAGCAAAAGCCACAGTAGACGAGGAAGCAATTCTTGCTCGCATTACCGGTGATAGACAAGAAGCTTCTGAACGATTAGCAGATCTCAAACGCAAAGGCGTTATCACAGAAAACGATGGCCTCCAACTGGATTTCCTAGGACAATTTATCTTGGAACACTTCAAAGAAGGCAAAGAAGTCCTCTCCGACGCAAAGAACCAACCAGATACCCCTGCTTCTGCGGAAACATACTACGATGCAGTCCGATGATCACCACTGACACCAACCATCTTGCTACTCAGAAACGGATCTATCACCCAGAATACCCTCTGAGCGACTTGAGTTAGGTGGATGGACATCCGGATAGCCGCCGATGAAGCATGGTCGTTTCAGGATTACAAATACGCACCGTGATAAACACTGAATAGAATTCGTGCCGTTGCACATCGAATGGTATACTGCCAGCATTGCGGGGAACAGATCGCAAAGACGGATCGGTATTGCTCAGGGTGCGGGAGAAAACAGGAGCAAAGATCGAGTAAGGAGCCTCTTGAAGAGTTCTTCAGCAAAATCGACAGGCTTGTCGATAGACAGGTGGACTGGATTGCGACCAAGTATCCGGATATTGAACAAGAGATCTTGCTTGATGAACACACGTTCGCTATGCAGATGTACGTGATCGGCCTGCTCAAAGGCCAAATTGGGACGTTAATTCTGCTCAGCGCCGACGACTGGGACGACACTGACCGCGAAAACATCGACCTCGACCCGATCTATAGCTATCTCGTTGACACAGTTCAGGAACGGGAAGGCAACATCCGGGAGGCGCTCAATGCGACTGCGTGAGTTCGACAAAGAATCGACTTCCGGCTCGTCTCACTATGTGATCTGAGTCCTGTAATTAGTCGTGTATTCTACGAATCAGGTGATGTCAAATTCATGTCCCGGACGCTACGACGTCCAGGAGATCTGAAATAGTCGCTCGTGACCTGTTGGATAGGGATAACGACCATTCGGTCGCGCACCCACCATTGGATGGAGGCGCGCTACACATGCCGAATAGACACGAACTCAAACCAGAGCGTGCAACAGCGACCGAAGACACAGCCAGTTACCTCTCTCATCACGGAGGTGGGTGGAGTGCCTGAACGGTTTTCGAAGCTTGACGATGAAATTGTCGAGGAGTTACGCGATGTGGTTGGTCCTGATCTCAAGCCTCTCGAACCTACCGACGGTGTGCAGCGGTTTTTGAATCGAAAGCAGGACGACGTGACGTCGAACACGATCGCCGAGTATCAAAAGAAGCTGTCTCGCTTTGAGTCGTTCTGCGAGAGACGTGATATCGATGACCTTCGAGAGCTAGATCGGCGTAGTGTCGATGAGTATGTCTCGTGGCTGCGTCACGAGTCAAGTGACGAAGTTGAAGAATTGTCGCCGAAGACGATGCGTGACGAACTCTACCTCATTCGCCAACTGCTTGGGTACTTGGAACGGATCGACGCGGTTGAGCCTGGGTTGAGTGAGGTGGTGCAGATCCCGGATCTCTCCGATACCGAAGGTGTCAGAGATGTTGATGTCGATCCTGAGCGGGTGCAGACGATATTGGAGTATCTCGAGCGGTATCAGTACGCCTCGCTGGAGCATGTTGTCTGGCTCGTGAGTGCGCGCGTCGGTCGGCGACTCGGTGGGTACGTTGCGCTGGATCTGTGCGATGCGCATCTCGAGGGGCGTGACCCGTATCTAGAGTTCCGTCATCGGCCGCCGACTCGACTCAAAAACGGGGAGAACGGGGAAGAGCAAGTCGCGATCGCCACGGAGGTCGCCGATGTATTGCGCGACTACATCGACGATATTCGTCCTGAGGTCACGGATGACAATGGACGTGAGCCATTGCTCGCGACACGGTACGGACGAATATCGACGACGACGTTTCGGAAATATATATACAAATGGTCCAGGCCGTGCATGATCCACGGCGATTGTCCACACGACAAAGCGCTTGATGACTGCGAAGCTGCGCAGTCAGTCAATCAGGCAGCGAAATGCCCATCGTCACGCTCACCACACGCGCTTCGACACGGATACATCAGCGAGGCCCGTCGGCGAGGCGTCCCACTGGAGGTCCTCACCGACCGGGTCGATGTGACTCCGGAGGTGATTCAGGAGGTCTACGACGAGAGTACTCCTGAAGAGCGACGCGAAGTCCGACGTGACATCCTCGAGGAGTACACTTCGGACAAAGGACGAGGGTATCTTTGAAACGGATCTCACAGGTCCGACGTAGGACACCCCGGCCCAGAAAGATCTGTGAAAAGCAGAGATGGCGAGTAGTGGCGCACTGAATCCGTTCGGTGGTGAGCACCCCTCTCTATTCGGGACGGGCAAGAAATAGTGTGACAGTGAAGTGAGTGTCACGGTCAACTACGTCAGCAGTTCCTCAATACTAAGGATAGATAACAGATCCAGGACTAATCTCAAAATCGCAGTTGGCGGCGACGGTATACAGTGGTCGCTCGCGAATTACGACGTCGGCGAATCGTTCGGCGATACAGTGCTCTCCGAACCACAGGCTTGCGTGCCGCCGTGGCCAAATCCCGGCCCTGCCTGAGAGTCGTGTTTCTTCACGGAGGAGGGAGTCGTCTTTGACAGTGTAGTTGTAGCCGGATAGTCGCGCGGGGATTGTCGGTGGTCGTTTTCCTTCGAACGAGAGGATATGCTGTCCATCGGCAGTGACAGTCGCATATCGTGTGCGGCCATTGTCTCGAAGGTCGATATCGGCGACGAGTTTCGGGTATCCCCAGATGTCCTCGCCGAAGGCGCGTGCTGGATCGGTCGAAACCGGAAGGGTGTAGACGTAGCCGCTGACGCCGCGTCGCAGTGCTGAAAGATACGGCCACGTCCGTGTCCCGGTTTCGACCGCTGGGAGGATGACGCCCACCTCGTCGTACGGCTCGATCGTGTCGTCGCCGACGCGGTCGTAGCTGACCGCCAGCACTGTCAGCGCAGCCCGGGACCGTGTTGCCCGGATCGGTTCTAAGCCAGCAGGCAGCAACGCAGCAACGTCAGCCCGGTCAGCGGGGAACACAGCGCCTACGATCGAGGCAGAGAGTTGCGCCGGGAGTTGGAATGTGTGGCCGGTCGAGATCGTTTGCTGTATCATCGGTCCTGGCCTCGGAAGCGGTGCAGTGCGGCGAAGGCTTTGATCACTGTCCGCTGCCCGAGTGACCGAACTGGCTGAGGAAGCCATCGGGTCGAGAGGAGTAGCTTCGCTGGCCAGCCGACAGGGTGGCGGAGTGCGGGATTCTCGGTGGTGGCGACAGTGTGGATCTTGGCTGCGACCCGGTCCGGCGACACTGTCAGTGGGCCACGCCCCGCTATGAGTGTTCCCTCTGCCATCGCGTCATAAACGTCTGCAAACCGGTCGCTGTGATCCGTGTTGGCGAGGTGCTGTTGGGAGGTGTCTGCGAAGGCGGTGGTGACCCAGGCGGGTTCGATCACGGCGACATCGACGCTGAGATCGGTGACTTCCATGCGGAGTGTTTCCGCGAGGGCTTCGACGGCGTGTTTCGAGGCGGCGTACGCCCCCATGCCTGGGGTCGTGATCCGGGCGTGCGTGCTGGAAACGATGATGGCAGTCCCGTCGCGTTCGGCCAGCAGTGGCAGCATCTCTTGGATGGTGCGGTGGGCGCCGTGCACGTTGACATCGAACTGTGCTTGGAGCTGCTCACTCGGGATATCAGCGAGCGGGCCGAGCTGAGCCACACCTGCGTTGGCGACGACACAATCTAGCCCGCTGACTTCGTCAGCGATCCGTGAATGGAGTGACTCGATGTCGTCGGCATCAGTGACGTCCACTGTCTCCGTAAGACAGTTCTCGAGAGTTTCGAGAGCGTCGGCGTCGATGTCGGTGGCGTAGACGCGCCACCCCGCAGCGGCCAGAGTTTCAGCAGTGGCTCGCCCGATTCCCGACCCAGCGCCAGTCACGAGCGCCGTCCTCATCGCCACTATCTCGGCACCCACCCATGGAAATCATTTCGACTCCTGGCCAGAGTGGGAGTCCACGCGAAATCCCCACCCCTTCACGAGCGGATCTGCCAGGACGCTCGAAGTAGGGTCAGGTTGTTGAGCAAGACGTTGGTATCGACGACACAGATGGCTCGTCCTTCGGTCGTTACCTGCGCGACTCACCGTCGTCCGAGACCTCGTCAGGTGTCCACTCTGGCACAGCGCCGTCGTAGAACTCTTCGTCAGTGGGGAGATCACCCGTGAGCGTCGGCTCCGGTGGTCCGTGGTCGATTGATTCTTTGAGGAGTTTCATCCGTAAGGCCTCTTCTCGACCGAGGATCGACGCAACCGTCTCGAAGTCTACTTGATCGTCGTAGTACGCATCGCTGAGCCGCCGCCGGAACTCCTCGTCGGCGGCGATCTCCTCAAGTTTGGCTTCGAGCGCCTCAATGAGTAGGCGTGTCCGGGAGATGTCGAGGACGTCAACGACCCGGTCCGCTCGTTCGACGAGCGAGGCAGGGGCGGTGAAATCGACGCGTGTGTCCTCCTCCGCCATGGCTCTGTATTATTTCTCCAGGTAAATGGGTTCATTGGGGTCGCTCGAAGGGACAGGGAATCTGTTGTTTCGGTGCTGTTTGATGTCGAGGGAGCTCAACACAGCATGAGATAGAGCCAGTATGGCAGTTCGATAATACCTGGTTCTCGGTGTGCTATTGGGTCAAGTCGGTTGCCTGCGTCGCCGGTGACGAGGAATCCGACTGGTGCGCGGTACTGATCTTGGAATTCGTCAAGAGCGTCGTGTTTCGTGTCTTGATGACGGCCGCGGTAGGTGAGTGCGATCGGGACTGGCGTGTCATCAACTTCGAAGACATAATCTACTTCGCCACTTCGCCCGCGCCAGTACTGGACTGACGGTGTTTCTGGGTTTCCTTGGGCGGCGTTGACGCCGTAGGCGAGCCGCATCGTGTGGTCGAAGGCGGCGATCCTTGCAAGGTCGGCCTCGTAATCCAGGTCGTTCAGCGCTGTGCGGGGGCCCGTGTTCTCCAAGGCGGAGACGAGGCCTGTGTCGCGGAGATACAGTCGCGTCGCGCGTGGGCGCTGGTTGTCGTATTCGGTGACGCTCGTCAGGACGAACAGTTTCTCGAGGACGGCGAGGTAGCTGTCGCGGATGGTGCGGCGATCGACGTCGAACAGTTCGACGAGGCGCTGAAACCGGATCGGATCGCGGCCGCGGTTGCGCGCGGCCAGCGCGCAGAGACGTTCAAGGTCAGCAATCGTCCGCATCGACTCGAGACTCGGCGCGTCCTGGTAGAGGGTGGCGGTCAGGTTCCGGTATAACAGTTGGTAGGCGTCGGCATCGACGTCGCTCGCATCGACGGCGTCGCCATCGGCCACGTAGCTGAGGACGCCGCCCAAGGTGAGGTAGTGAGCGACTTGTGATTGGAGTTGTCGTGCGGCGTCCGCGACGCGTTGATGCTGGTCGCGAAGCGTTTCGACGAGTGCCGCTGTCTCGCCGGTTTCGAGGGCGTGCGGGAGGCTGCCATCGCCTTCACGAACAGGAGTTGGGGTGACGCGTGTGTCGCCGTCTTCGAGATCGGGATAGCGGGTGAAGATGTAGTCGCGGAATTTCTCGGGCAGGATCGGTTGGGTGTCGTAGCTACCGGATTCGAGCCCGACGCGGTGCAGTTCATCGCGGACTTGTTCGGTTGCGCCGGCCGAGACGACGATATTGCGGCCGTCTTCCTCAAGGGCGTCGCGAACGACGGAGCCCCAGCCTTCGACGCCGGGTTTGTCACTGTGTGCGACGCGGTGGACGTCGTCGAGAATGAGGTAGTGCGGTGCGGGGTCGTCGAGGCGGCCGAGGATGCGGCTTTCGTAGTAGCGAAGAGCTTGCTGGAATTGGTCGGCTGCGTGGAGTTGGTAGAGGGCGGTGGCGTCGAACGGGATGTAGCAGAAGCGTTCGGGGGCGGTGCCGGTTTGGAGTTCGTGGTGGATGAATTGTTTCAGGAGTGTGGTTTTGCCGACGCCGTGGCGACCGACGAGACCGACGACGTCGGCGTCGTCGAACTGGGTGGTGCCTTCGTTTGGGCGGACGAGATGGTAGTAGTCGCTTTTCTGGCGGGCAGGGAGTGTGTCGTGGAGGGCTGTGGCTCCGTCTTGCCACCATGGGTTGTGGTCGCCGAGTGATCGGACGAGGACCTCTTGGATGTCGTCGCTGGACATGGGTCACTCGGCTGGATCGTGGGTGCTGGCTGCGGAGCGGTTGTTGTGTTCCTGCGCGCCTGTTATCGACATCGTGTTGTTCTTTCTCTGCGCTCTACCCACAATAATGTTCTCCTTAGCGAAGGATTTAAACCAGCAAAGTTCATACTAGTGAACGCTCCGGCCAGAAAAGACACATCACGATGTGTTTGTTCCAGATGGGAGGACCATTCGGCTGTCGCCGAATGCAGCGGGGCCGGCGCGAACCAAAGGGGACGAGACAATGCCAGCAACACATACCGCCGACGGCGAGCGCACTGACTTCACGGGTGCCTTCATCACGCGCCGCACAATCACCCTCGACGGCACGAGCGTCCACCGCCTGACGTTCGACACCGACGACGACACCACGCAGACGCTGCTGATCCCAGCGTCGGCCGACTGCACCGTCTACGGCCTCCAGACCGGACACCGCTACGAAATCAGTGATACGCGTTACTGCGTGCCGACGACCGCCGCTGATCCGAGTGACGAACGTTGCCCGGACTGCGACGCCCAACTACGGCACGCCGTCGCCATCGACGCCGAACCCGAGTCACTCCGCCGCGCTACCCAGGAGTTCGGGATCGACGACCCGTTCTTCGTCGCAACCGACCAGACACGCATCGTCCGCGCGGATCGCGAGAAAGCCGACGACTGGCAGCCGATGGACCAGGGCGATCGCGCCCGGCACACGGCGCCGGACTACGTCTGTGACAACTGCGGAGAGGTCTTCGACGAACGCGAACTGCACCTCCCCGCCGAAGAGGATCGTGAGGTGATGATGGACGCGATGCACGCCGAAGCAGCGGCACCGGCGGAAACGATGGGGTTGGCGACTGGTGGCGCGAAGGACGCGACGAACTTCCGGGAGAACATCGAACAGGGATACACGCCCCAGCCTGGTGCGATCAGCACGGAGGGGTTGTTCTACGATTACTACTTCGAGACTGGCGGGCGTCGCGCGGAGACAGACGCTATGTTCGCGCCGCGATACGCTGCCGGCGTCTCGAAACATCCTGTCACCGGCGACACCGAGCACGTCCTCAGCGTCGGGTTAGACTCGACACTTTCTCCGGAGGACTTCGAGCGGCCACGCCTCGATCTGGTCGCGGTGCTTGACGTTTCGGGGTCGATGGACTCGCCGTTCGACGAGTACTACTACGACGAACACGGCCGCCGTCGCGAGGTCGAGACGACGAGCGACCGCAAGATCGACGCCGCCACCCGCGCGCTGTGCGCACTCACTGAGCAGTTGGACGACGAGGATCGGCTCGGCGTCGTCCTGTACAACAACCGCGCGCACATCGCCAAGCCGCTACGCGATGTCGGTTCGACGGACATGCACGCGATCCGCCAGCACATCCGCGAGGTGTCGGCCGGCGGCGGCACGAACATGGAAGACGGATTCGAGGCAGCGTGGGACCTGCTTCAGGACGCGCCGGCCGAACCCGAGACTGAGCGCCGCGTCGTGTTCATGACGGATATGATGCCGAACATGGGCGGCACCGGCCAGAGCCAGCTCCGTGAGCTGTTCGCCGACGCCGCGGCTGACGGCATCCACACGACGTTCCTCGGGATGGGGCTCGACGAAAACGCCGACCTCGCCGACGCCGTCTCGGACGTCCGCGGCGCGAACCACTACTTCGTCCACTCCGTCGAAGAGTTCGAGCAACGCCTCGGCGAAGAGTTCGCCTACATGGTGTCGCCGCTGGTCTACGACCTCCAGCTCGAACTCGACGCTAACGGCTGTGAGATCGCTGCGGTCCACGGCGCCCCCGGCAACGACGCGACTGACCAACTCATGCACGTGACGACGCTCTTCCCTTCACCGAAGGAAGACGGCGAAACCCGCGGCGGCATCATCCTCGTCGAACTGGACGTGACCGACGCAGACCGCGCCGTCGAACTCGTGGCGTCCTGGGTCGAACGCGACGGCAGCAATCACTCCGAGCGCGTCGCCGTCGAACTCCCACGGGAGGTACCGTCGTTCGATCACAGCGGCGTCCGGAAGGCCACCGCGCTCGCCCGGTACGCAGACACGCTCCGGGAGTGGGCCGAGGACGTCCATTCCCGTTCCGAAGGGACAGGCGTCGATGACTGGATCGACCCCAGCAGGCCGGACGATCAGGAACGCGAGTCAGTGCCGCTGACGGTCCCCGAGTCCTACGCGCGCCGGTTCAAGACGCTGCGAGCGTATCTCGTCGCCGAAGCCGACGATGTCGGTGACGATTCCCTGCTTCAGGAGGCTCGCTTGCTGGAGACGCTGTGTGCTGAGGCCGGTATCGAGATCCAGCCGACGGTCGATCCGGGAGGAAATGGGACCTGATGCTGATCTTCGCGTTCGATCGCGACTGGACCGTGGACGTCAACCCACACCCGCATCATGAGGCTGTTCCCCTGGAGTGGGTGCGGCATCTGGCCCACGAAACCGACCACGCCGTCTACGCAATCGGGAACCAGGAGCTGACTGAGGAGGCGGCGATCCCGGGCGTGGTGGATATCGTCGGTCGCCACCCCGACCACTGGGACGAGTGGCTCGGCAGCAAGCAGCCTGACGGCTACTACGAGCAGTTCCCCCTCCGACGTGAACGACTGTCGTTGATCGCTGATCTGCACCCGGACGCTGACGGATATATCGTCATCGACGACCTCGACTTGAGCGACGTCGAAGGCTGGCAGCACTACCACGCCTGGGATTTCGTGCCAGCTGTCCGGCAGGGTGACATCGACCCGGATCTTCCCTGGGCTGGCGAGCCCGTCGCAGATGGTGGGATGCCGACGATTGCAGGCATCATTCCCTCCGGCGCGGATCACCTGCGGCGGTTTCTCCGCGAACAGGACCGAACCCCAGCATTCGAGATTACCTCTCTCGATGACGGTGTCGAACGCACGTGGCTGTGCTGGGATGTTGAACCACTGCTGGGCTCCTACGGGCGGGCTGTCGCCCCACAGCTCAGGTGTACGCCGCTCGACCCAGCTGCGGAGTCGTTCAGTGTCGCCGCAGACTCCGTCGAGAAGCTCAGTGTCGTCCGACCCTCGCCAGACCAGTTCCTCGCGCCCGCAGAGACACAAGCTGAAGAGGCGATAGCACTGGCGCGACTCGCGGCTGTCAACCCGGACGCGGTCCCTGTCTCGGCGATACTCACGCTGCTGGACCAACCCGACGAGGATGCAGCGCGCGACCGAGACGCCCTGACGGCGTTACAGCGCGTCGCAGCGACCAGGCCGGACGAATGCCTCCCAGCCATCCCGATCCTGAAGTCGATCCTGACGAGTGACTCAGAACACGGAACAGCCGCCGCACTGGCGACGCTGGGCCACATCGGCGAGGAGGACGCCGCCGATATCGCGCCGCTGGCGGACAGTATCGCGCCGTATCTCGACGCCGAAGACGAGACAATCCGACGCGAAGCCGCGCACTGCATCGCTGCCATCGCCGCCGAGTACCCGGATGATGTCGCCGAGACACAAATGGAACTAGTCGAAATCGTCCGTGACGGAGGTGCCGCCCTGGGTCACGCCGTCGATGCGCTGGTCCAGATCAGTGAGGAGTTCCCGCTCGCGCTGGAGCCTGCCGTCCTGCCGCTCGGTGAGGTCCTTCGCGACTCATCAGTGGCTACCAGGGTTCGCATACAGGCGACGCTCGCGTTCCGGAATCTGGCGACTGAAAAACTGACGCTGGCAGTAGATGTAATGGATGATGTCGCGGCCGTGTTCGATGCCGACGACTACCGTCTCCGGAACAACGCGCTTGCGCTTACATTTGATTTCGCAGAGTACCAAGCCGACCTCGTCAAACCGTATGTTGACGACATTGCCGCGTTCCTCACCGAAGACGACGCCTACACGCGGACCAACGCCAGCGGGACACTCGCTCGCGTCGCCGGTGACTTCCCGGACGCAGTCGCCCATCTCACGCCGACGGTCATCGACTGTCTCTCCGACGACGATCATCGCGTCCGGGAAAACGCCTGCTGGGCGCTCGGCTATCTTCAGGCCTCCGAAGCAGAAGCGGCACTCAAGGACCGCCTGGACGACCCTGCCGACGACGTTCGAGACAAGGCTGCCTGGGCACTTTCGGAGATCCACCCACTATGATCACAGGTACCGCTACTCCCGCGACCGCTGTATCGAAACTGACCGAGACAGTTCCCAGACCGACGACTCAGGAGCAATACCAATGATACAACCCGCGAAGGCGGAAGGCTGTCTGCTGGGGCTCGCCTGTGGTGACGCGCTTGGCCGACCGGTAGAATTCAAATCCGCCGCCACGGTCGAACAACGTCACGGCACCGTAGACGCGATGCTCGGTTACGGGAGCCACGGCCAACCAGCGGGCACGATCACCGACGACACCGAGCTCGCCCTCTGTATCGCGCGCAGTCTCGTCGCCTGCGACGGGTTTGACGGCGCAGATGTCGCCGAACGATTCGTCGGCTGGTACGAAACCGACCCGTTCGACATCGGATTGATGACCACCGACGCACTCGCCCGTCTCCAGCGCGGAGACCCGTGGGACCAGGCCGGACAGGCCGTGTGGGAGTCCCGTCGCGAGGGAAGTAACGCCGGCAACGGCAGCGTGATGCGGTGTGCACCGTACGCGCTGGCGGTCGCTGACGACCTCCAGCAACTGGGACATGTGAGCGAACAGTCCTCGGCGATCACGCACGCCGACCCGCGATGCAAACGCGGCTGTGCCGTCTTGAATCTCACCATCGCAGCCCTCCTACGCGACGAGGACGACCCCCTGCAACAGGCGCTCGAGGCGACTTACCCCGAACAGTCGAATGCATCGGAAATCGACGATGCCGTCGAAGGACTGCCTGGCAGCGTATCAGCGAGCGAGGTCAACAACGGTGGCTACGTCGTTGATGCGCTCCAAGCCGGCCTCTACTACGCACTCAGCGCTGGCAATGCCGAAGACGCGATCGTCCGAGCCGTCAACGCTGGCGGCGACGCCGATACTGTCGGAGCGATCACGGGCGCGGTGGCCGGCGCGCGCTTTGGCGCAGCGTCGCTTCCCGATGCCTGGCTGGAGGAAATCGACGAGACAGCTGAACTGCGCACCCTCGCAGGACAGTTACTCGAAGTAGGGCAGTCCGGTGAGTCCTGACCATGAGCGAACAGCCTGCTCGAATCGGCCTCGTTTCCGACATCCACGGCAACGCCGTCGCATTCGAGGCGGTTCTCGAAGACATGCCGGCCGTGGACGCAGTGGTGTGTGCCGGCGATGTTGTCGGCTATGGGCCGTCACCGGGACGCTGTATCGATCTCATCCGTGAGCGGTCGATTCCGACCGTTGAGGGGAACCACGATCGTGCGGTCGTCCAGGACCAACCGTACGAATCCGGTGACCAGTACGCCAGCCTCACGCTCTCGGAAGACAAGCTCTCGTGGCTTGCGGGCCTCCCGCGTGAGCGATTGCTATTCGATGACCGGCTGAAAGTCGTCCACGACCACCCCGAGGAGAAGAACCGCTACACGATCCCTGCGGTATTCGATCCAGTCCTCCTCGATGATGAAGCTGTGCTTGTCTTGGGACACACCCA
The Halapricum salinum genome window above contains:
- a CDS encoding zinc ribbon domain-containing protein — translated: MVYCQHCGEQIAKTDRYCSGCGRKQEQRSSKEPLEEFFSKIDRLVDRQVDWIATKYPDIEQEILLDEHTFAMQMYVIGLLKGQIGTLILLSADDWDDTDRENIDLDPIYSYLVDTVQEREGNIREALNATA
- a CDS encoding acetoacetate decarboxylase family protein encodes the protein MASSASSVTRAADSDQSLRRTAPLPRPGPMIQQTISTGHTFQLPAQLSASIVGAVFPADRADVAALLPAGLEPIRATRSRAALTVLAVSYDRVGDDTIEPYDEVGVILPAVETGTRTWPYLSALRRGVSGYVYTLPVSTDPARAFGEDIWGYPKLVADIDLRDNGRTRYATVTADGQHILSFEGKRPPTIPARLSGYNYTVKDDSLLREETRLSGRAGIWPRRHASLWFGEHCIAERFADVVIRERPLYTVAANCDFEISPGSVIYP
- a CDS encoding tyrosine-type recombinase/integrase, producing MPERFSKLDDEIVEELRDVVGPDLKPLEPTDGVQRFLNRKQDDVTSNTIAEYQKKLSRFESFCERRDIDDLRELDRRSVDEYVSWLRHESSDEVEELSPKTMRDELYLIRQLLGYLERIDAVEPGLSEVVQIPDLSDTEGVRDVDVDPERVQTILEYLERYQYASLEHVVWLVSARVGRRLGGYVALDLCDAHLEGRDPYLEFRHRPPTRLKNGENGEEQVAIATEVADVLRDYIDDIRPEVTDDNGREPLLATRYGRISTTTFRKYIYKWSRPCMIHGDCPHDKALDDCEAAQSVNQAAKCPSSRSPHALRHGYISEARRRGVPLEVLTDRVDVTPEVIQEVYDESTPEERREVRRDILEEYTSDKGRGYL
- a CDS encoding vWA domain-containing protein, translating into MPATHTADGERTDFTGAFITRRTITLDGTSVHRLTFDTDDDTTQTLLIPASADCTVYGLQTGHRYEISDTRYCVPTTAADPSDERCPDCDAQLRHAVAIDAEPESLRRATQEFGIDDPFFVATDQTRIVRADREKADDWQPMDQGDRARHTAPDYVCDNCGEVFDERELHLPAEEDREVMMDAMHAEAAAPAETMGLATGGAKDATNFRENIEQGYTPQPGAISTEGLFYDYYFETGGRRAETDAMFAPRYAAGVSKHPVTGDTEHVLSVGLDSTLSPEDFERPRLDLVAVLDVSGSMDSPFDEYYYDEHGRRREVETTSDRKIDAATRALCALTEQLDDEDRLGVVLYNNRAHIAKPLRDVGSTDMHAIRQHIREVSAGGGTNMEDGFEAAWDLLQDAPAEPETERRVVFMTDMMPNMGGTGQSQLRELFADAAADGIHTTFLGMGLDENADLADAVSDVRGANHYFVHSVEEFEQRLGEEFAYMVSPLVYDLQLELDANGCEIAAVHGAPGNDATDQLMHVTTLFPSPKEDGETRGGIILVELDVTDADRAVELVASWVERDGSNHSERVAVELPREVPSFDHSGVRKATALARYADTLREWAEDVHSRSEGTGVDDWIDPSRPDDQERESVPLTVPESYARRFKTLRAYLVAEADDVGDDSLLQEARLLETLCAEAGIEIQPTVDPGGNGT
- a CDS encoding SDR family NAD(P)-dependent oxidoreductase codes for the protein MRTALVTGAGSGIGRATAETLAAAGWRVYATDIDADALETLENCLTETVDVTDADDIESLHSRIADEVSGLDCVVANAGVAQLGPLADIPSEQLQAQFDVNVHGAHRTIQEMLPLLAERDGTAIIVSSTHARITTPGMGAYAASKHAVEALAETLRMEVTDLSVDVAVIEPAWVTTAFADTSQQHLANTDHSDRFADVYDAMAEGTLIAGRGPLTVSPDRVAAKIHTVATTENPALRHPVGWPAKLLLSTRWLPQPVRSLGQRTVIKAFAALHRFRGQDR
- a CDS encoding ATP-binding protein, with translation MSSDDIQEVLVRSLGDHNPWWQDGATALHDTLPARQKSDYYHLVRPNEGTTQFDDADVVGLVGRHGVGKTTLLKQFIHHELQTGTAPERFCYIPFDATALYQLHAADQFQQALRYYESRILGRLDDPAPHYLILDDVHRVAHSDKPGVEGWGSVVRDALEEDGRNIVVSAGATEQVRDELHRVGLESGSYDTQPILPEKFRDYIFTRYPDLEDGDTRVTPTPVREGDGSLPHALETGETAALVETLRDQHQRVADAARQLQSQVAHYLTLGGVLSYVADGDAVDASDVDADAYQLLYRNLTATLYQDAPSLESMRTIADLERLCALAARNRGRDPIRFQRLVELFDVDRRTIRDSYLAVLEKLFVLTSVTEYDNQRPRATRLYLRDTGLVSALENTGPRTALNDLDYEADLARIAAFDHTMRLAYGVNAAQGNPETPSVQYWRGRSGEVDYVFEVDDTPVPIALTYRGRHQDTKHDALDEFQDQYRAPVGFLVTGDAGNRLDPIAHREPGIIELPYWLYLMLC
- a CDS encoding ADP-ribosylglycohydrolase family protein, yielding MIQPAKAEGCLLGLACGDALGRPVEFKSAATVEQRHGTVDAMLGYGSHGQPAGTITDDTELALCIARSLVACDGFDGADVAERFVGWYETDPFDIGLMTTDALARLQRGDPWDQAGQAVWESRREGSNAGNGSVMRCAPYALAVADDLQQLGHVSEQSSAITHADPRCKRGCAVLNLTIAALLRDEDDPLQQALEATYPEQSNASEIDDAVEGLPGSVSASEVNNGGYVVDALQAGLYYALSAGNAEDAIVRAVNAGGDADTVGAITGAVAGARFGAASLPDAWLEEIDETAELRTLAGQLLEVGQSGES
- a CDS encoding HEAT repeat domain-containing protein, encoding MLIFAFDRDWTVDVNPHPHHEAVPLEWVRHLAHETDHAVYAIGNQELTEEAAIPGVVDIVGRHPDHWDEWLGSKQPDGYYEQFPLRRERLSLIADLHPDADGYIVIDDLDLSDVEGWQHYHAWDFVPAVRQGDIDPDLPWAGEPVADGGMPTIAGIIPSGADHLRRFLREQDRTPAFEITSLDDGVERTWLCWDVEPLLGSYGRAVAPQLRCTPLDPAAESFSVAADSVEKLSVVRPSPDQFLAPAETQAEEAIALARLAAVNPDAVPVSAILTLLDQPDEDAARDRDALTALQRVAATRPDECLPAIPILKSILTSDSEHGTAAALATLGHIGEEDAADIAPLADSIAPYLDAEDETIRREAAHCIAAIAAEYPDDVAETQMELVEIVRDGGAALGHAVDALVQISEEFPLALEPAVLPLGEVLRDSSVATRVRIQATLAFRNLATEKLTLAVDVMDDVAAVFDADDYRLRNNALALTFDFAEYQADLVKPYVDDIAAFLTEDDAYTRTNASGTLARVAGDFPDAVAHLTPTVIDCLSDDDHRVRENACWALGYLQASEAEAALKDRLDDPADDVRDKAAWALSEIHPL